In Paracoccus aminophilus JCM 7686, a single window of DNA contains:
- a CDS encoding glycosyltransferase family 2 protein produces the protein MKISSLSVVIPFLNEEGSAAALIAETLTALQGLEVELIVVNDGSSDATPQILEEAAASDPRVHVIHHATRRGQSTAIRSGVRAARHDWVATLDGDGQNPPDQILTLIGALPASAARVGIVQGQRQKRQDTWAKRKASRFANRLRAAMLKDGVQDSGCGLKLFRREAWLDMPFFDHIHRFTPAMIKREGWQVLTAPVNHRAREAGRSNYSNLQRALVGIVDLVGASWLILRSGRPAGERVAREGQDAPADEALAQDQRFA, from the coding sequence GTGAAGATTTCATCTCTTTCCGTCGTTATCCCCTTTCTCAACGAAGAGGGCTCCGCCGCCGCTCTGATTGCCGAGACCCTGACCGCTTTGCAGGGGCTTGAGGTCGAGCTGATCGTCGTCAACGATGGGTCGAGTGATGCCACGCCGCAGATCCTCGAAGAGGCCGCTGCCAGCGATCCGCGCGTCCATGTCATCCACCACGCCACCCGCCGCGGCCAGTCGACCGCGATCCGCAGCGGCGTGCGCGCGGCGCGCCACGACTGGGTCGCGACGCTGGATGGCGATGGCCAGAACCCGCCCGACCAGATCCTGACGTTGATCGGCGCGCTGCCTGCTTCGGCGGCGCGGGTCGGGATCGTGCAGGGGCAGCGCCAGAAACGGCAGGACACCTGGGCCAAGCGCAAGGCCTCGCGCTTTGCCAACCGTCTGCGGGCCGCGATGCTCAAGGACGGTGTGCAGGATTCGGGTTGTGGGCTGAAGCTGTTCCGGCGCGAGGCCTGGCTCGATATGCCGTTCTTTGACCACATCCACCGCTTCACCCCGGCGATGATCAAACGCGAGGGCTGGCAGGTGCTGACTGCGCCGGTCAACCACCGTGCGCGCGAGGCCGGGCGCTCGAATTACAGCAACTTGCAGCGCGCGCTGGTCGGGATCGTCGATCTGGTCGGGGCATCCTGGCTGATCCTGCGCTCGGGCCGTCCGGCGGGCGAGCGCGTGGCGCGTGAGGGCCAGGACGCGCCTGCGGATGAGGCCTTAGCTCAGGATCAGCGTTTCGCCTGA
- a CDS encoding ArnT family glycosyltransferase — MSSVTDPMLDPTAPGDLSADPAVRAAARGQASRLPLTGIALAIFAVMAVLGVWLRPAMPIDETRYLTVAWEMRLHHSWIVPHLNGEIYGDKPPLLFWLINLVWAVTGPSEFAGRLVAPAFGLGAIWVTSRLGRALYPTRPELGGYAALALAGMGGFAFFAGLTMFDAMLTLATALGVLALVHAARTPAEAPRSWLPWAGYGAAIALGVISKGPVILVHLVPVGLALPFWGGMPLKAAFKGVGLGVLIALGLVLLWLVPALLLGGADYRQEILWTQSAGRVVSSFAHQKPWWFFVPLLPLLAFPWIWSLGFWKNLRLIGPMPVWIVATVAIFSLISGKQTHYLVPMLPAVALIAAPAIAQGARAPLAALGPLAAALYLLGVAFGLVKGEVREVIGPAWLLVAIAVGLVLVAAVAVLRRGGWLAVLSPAVVVLLSLLFIGKAGDAYDATLIGRQLAAYEQAGLATMDDGYAGEFGFAGRLAQPVAMLPDPVAAAAWLAEKPGRALMGRMDRPQPQAAPDQLLSFRGRSYGLWLNKESSTTSGASLGAGASEGTTQNSQTEAVQ, encoded by the coding sequence GTGAGTTCTGTGACCGACCCGATGCTTGACCCGACTGCCCCCGGCGACCTTTCCGCCGATCCCGCCGTGCGTGCCGCTGCCCGAGGGCAGGCCAGCCGTCTGCCGCTGACCGGGATTGCCCTTGCGATTTTCGCGGTCATGGCCGTGCTTGGGGTGTGGCTGCGCCCGGCGATGCCGATCGACGAGACCCGCTATCTGACCGTCGCCTGGGAAATGCGGCTGCATCACAGCTGGATCGTGCCCCATCTCAATGGCGAGATTTATGGCGACAAGCCGCCGCTGCTGTTCTGGCTGATCAATCTGGTCTGGGCCGTGACCGGTCCCTCGGAATTTGCCGGGCGTCTGGTCGCGCCGGCTTTCGGCCTTGGCGCGATCTGGGTGACTTCGCGCCTCGGCCGGGCGCTCTATCCGACCCGGCCCGAGCTCGGCGGCTATGCCGCGCTGGCGCTGGCGGGTATGGGCGGGTTTGCCTTTTTCGCCGGGCTGACGATGTTTGACGCCATGCTGACGCTGGCGACCGCGCTTGGCGTTCTGGCGCTGGTTCATGCCGCGCGCACGCCCGCTGAGGCGCCGCGCAGCTGGCTGCCCTGGGCCGGTTATGGCGCGGCGATCGCGCTTGGCGTCATCAGCAAGGGGCCGGTGATTCTTGTTCATCTGGTGCCGGTCGGGCTCGCCCTGCCGTTCTGGGGCGGAATGCCGCTGAAAGCCGCGTTCAAGGGCGTCGGCCTGGGCGTGTTGATCGCGCTTGGGCTTGTGCTTTTGTGGCTCGTGCCCGCGCTGTTGCTGGGCGGCGCCGATTACCGGCAAGAGATTCTCTGGACGCAAAGCGCCGGGCGCGTGGTGTCTTCTTTCGCCCACCAGAAGCCGTGGTGGTTCTTCGTGCCGCTTCTGCCGCTTCTGGCCTTCCCTTGGATCTGGTCGCTCGGCTTTTGGAAAAACCTGCGCCTGATCGGGCCGATGCCGGTCTGGATCGTGGCGACCGTGGCGATCTTCAGCCTGATCAGTGGCAAACAGACCCATTACCTCGTCCCGATGCTGCCCGCGGTCGCTCTGATCGCCGCGCCTGCCATCGCGCAGGGGGCACGCGCGCCTTTGGCCGCGCTTGGGCCCTTGGCGGCGGCGCTCTATCTGCTCGGCGTGGCCTTCGGGCTGGTCAAGGGCGAGGTCCGCGAGGTGATCGGCCCGGCTTGGCTGCTGGTGGCGATTGCCGTCGGTTTGGTGCTGGTCGCTGCGGTGGCGGTGCTGCGCCGGGGCGGCTGGCTTGCGGTTCTGAGCCCGGCGGTGGTCGTACTTCTGAGCCTGCTTTTCATCGGCAAGGCGGGCGACGCCTATGACGCGACCCTGATTGGCCGTCAGCTTGCCGCGTATGAGCAGGCGGGGCTCGCGACGATGGACGATGGCTATGCGGGCGAATTCGGCTTTGCCGGGCGCTTGGCCCAGCCGGTCGCGATGCTCCCCGATCCCGTCGCGGCGGCGGCTTGGCTCGCCGAGAAACCGGGGCGGGCCTTGATGGGGCGGATGGATCGTCCGCAGCCGCAGGCCGCGCCGGATCAGCTTCTGTCTTTCCGGGGCCGCTCCTACGGGCTGTGGCTGAACAAGGAAAGCTCAACAACATCTGGTGCCTCGCTTGGCGCCGGAGCCAGTGAAGGCACAACCCAGAACAGTCAAACCGAGGCAGTGCAGTGA
- a CDS encoding lipid-A-disaccharide synthase N-terminal domain-containing protein, whose translation MTATVWLVVGFLGQALFTSRFLVQWIASERLKKSVVPTAFWWFSIGGGVLLLAYAIYRQDPVFSLGQGMGLIVYLRNLMLISRETRHKSDAESPSVASSDLGSPKTAAEAAL comes from the coding sequence ATGACAGCAACAGTCTGGTTGGTTGTGGGGTTCCTTGGGCAAGCGCTTTTCACCTCGCGCTTTCTCGTGCAATGGATTGCGAGCGAGCGGCTGAAGAAGAGCGTGGTTCCGACCGCTTTCTGGTGGTTCAGCATTGGTGGCGGCGTCCTGCTGCTGGCCTATGCGATCTATCGGCAGGACCCGGTTTTCAGCCTCGGCCAAGGCATGGGGCTGATCGTCTATTTGCGGAACCTCATGCTGATCTCGCGCGAAACCCGCCATAAATCCGACGCTGAAAGCCCCAGCGTCGCCAGCTCCGACCTCGGCAGCCCCAAGACCGCTGCGGAGGCCGCCCTGTGA
- a CDS encoding response regulator transcription factor yields MRVLLVEDDTGLGSALRDQIRAEGHTPDWAETLATADDLMATVQYDLILLDMNLPDGNGLDFLHRLRRAGRDMPVIVLTAKDRVTDRIAGLNAGADDYLVKPFDLAELSARIGAVARRYAGRPNPEIRLGENLIDLAAKSIRHAGAHVDLSPREWAIFEALLQNPGIVMTKSRLEERLYSFDAEVESNTIEVYVSRLRKKLGRDAIETLRGLGYRLGRD; encoded by the coding sequence TTGAGGGTTCTGCTGGTCGAAGACGATACTGGGCTGGGAAGCGCGCTGCGTGACCAGATCCGGGCCGAGGGACATACGCCCGATTGGGCCGAGACTCTGGCGACCGCCGACGACCTGATGGCGACCGTGCAATACGACCTGATCCTGCTTGATATGAACCTGCCCGACGGCAATGGGCTCGATTTTCTGCACCGGCTGCGCCGGGCGGGGCGCGACATGCCGGTGATCGTGCTCACCGCCAAGGACCGGGTCACCGACCGCATTGCCGGGCTGAATGCGGGGGCCGATGATTACCTCGTCAAACCCTTCGATCTGGCCGAGCTTTCCGCCCGGATCGGCGCGGTGGCGCGGCGCTATGCCGGGCGTCCCAACCCCGAGATCCGGCTGGGCGAAAACCTGATCGACCTCGCGGCGAAATCAATCCGCCATGCGGGCGCGCATGTCGATCTCAGCCCGCGCGAATGGGCGATTTTCGAGGCTCTGCTGCAAAATCCGGGCATCGTAATGACCAAATCCCGGCTGGAAGAGCGGCTTTATTCCTTCGACGCCGAGGTCGAGAGCAATACGATCGAGGTCTATGTCAGCCGCCTGCGCAAGAAGCTGGGCCGCGACGCGATCGAAACCCTGCGCGGATTGGGGTATCGCCTTGGCCGCGACTGA
- a CDS encoding sensor histidine kinase, with protein sequence MAATDPRPAQDRPTPNRPAPNRPAPSLRRDLAVRLGLWMTALWVLALVAGWLTMRHEIDEIYDAVLKRTADRFLPLADSVEDHAGPILSSEGGGLWIQIIGADGAMRMISTTADPGIFAEPIRDGFSEAADARIFTRTSAEGTVIRVADPMAERREATLDTLSSFLIAAALMLPVNILAIFWLTRARLRPVTRFAATVADRGAQDLDPVRTPDLPQELLPVEASVNRLMARIKQALDTERAFSANAAHELRTPIAAVLAQTQRLVAEAPEGALRDRAEAIVEEEKRLARLAEKLLELTRAEGGPANHPLRDMRDIAGLVVRDFDTPVELAAMPKPVLIAMDPDHFAILLRNLIENAIRHGQPPIRVSLTPGEISVTNQGAPVPADKLPHLTQRFERAGSRKAGSGLGLAIVETLVRRAGARLQLISPLPGQSTGFAAVIRFPITS encoded by the coding sequence TTGGCCGCGACTGATCCCCGCCCCGCACAGGACCGCCCCACCCCGAACCGGCCCGCCCCAAACCGGCCCGCGCCCAGCTTGCGCCGCGATCTCGCCGTGCGGCTGGGCCTGTGGATGACCGCGCTTTGGGTGCTGGCGCTGGTCGCAGGCTGGCTGACTATGCGCCACGAGATCGACGAGATCTATGACGCCGTGCTCAAGCGCACCGCCGACCGCTTCCTGCCGCTTGCCGATTCCGTCGAGGATCATGCCGGGCCGATCCTGTCATCAGAGGGCGGCGGGCTCTGGATCCAGATCATCGGCGCCGATGGCGCGATGCGGATGATCTCGACCACGGCCGATCCGGGGATTTTCGCAGAGCCGATCCGCGACGGTTTTTCCGAGGCCGCCGATGCGCGCATCTTCACCCGCACTTCGGCCGAGGGCACGGTCATCCGCGTCGCCGATCCGATGGCCGAGCGGCGCGAGGCGACGCTCGACACGCTCTCGTCCTTCCTGATCGCGGCGGCGCTGATGCTGCCGGTGAATATCCTTGCGATCTTTTGGCTGACCCGGGCGCGGCTGCGGCCGGTGACGCGCTTTGCCGCGACGGTGGCCGATCGCGGCGCGCAGGATCTCGATCCGGTCCGGACCCCCGACCTGCCGCAAGAGCTCTTGCCGGTCGAGGCTTCGGTCAATCGGCTGATGGCGCGGATCAAGCAGGCGCTCGACACCGAGCGCGCCTTTTCCGCCAATGCCGCGCATGAACTGCGCACGCCCATCGCCGCCGTTCTGGCCCAGACCCAGCGCCTCGTCGCCGAGGCCCCTGAGGGCGCGCTGCGCGACCGGGCCGAAGCCATCGTCGAAGAGGAAAAGCGGCTGGCGCGGCTGGCGGAAAAGCTTTTGGAGCTGACCCGCGCCGAGGGCGGCCCCGCAAACCACCCGCTGCGCGACATGCGCGATATTGCTGGGCTCGTGGTGCGCGATTTCGACACGCCGGTCGAGCTGGCCGCGATGCCAAAACCCGTGCTGATCGCAATGGACCCCGATCATTTCGCGATTCTGCTGCGCAACTTGATCGAAAACGCCATCCGCCACGGCCAACCGCCGATCCGGGTCTCGCTGACCCCGGGCGAGATCTCGGTCACCAATCAGGGCGCGCCCGTCCCCGCCGACAAGCTGCCGCATCTGACCCAGCGCTTTGAGCGCGCGGGCAGTCGCAAGGCGGGCTCGGGGCTGGGGCTCGCGATCGTTGAGACGCTGGTGCGTCGCGCCGGCGCGCGGTTGCAGCTGATTTCGCCGCTGCCCGGGCAATCGACGGGCTTTGCCGCCGTCATCCGCTTTCCGATCACCTCCTGA
- a CDS encoding NAD(P)/FAD-dependent oxidoreductase has product MSHAIIIGAGVIGCATAYELAKSGWQVTVVDKAPEAGYGSTSHSSAVIRVNYSVYESCALAYEGWHYWSKWADYVALPSERPLAVYHETGNLVIKAETNGYLENVMAMMEQIGCPYRQVAPAGIAAYLPGADLQAYAPAKRSEDDGFCEPTGPEIAGAVHFTIAGYVNDPKLAAQNLQWAAEAHGARFRFRSKVAALEIREGRAAGVRLEDGSLIDADVVVNVGGPWSAGLNRMAGVDQGMTIQTRANRQEVAYIPGPVNMDFAKEGLVVADGDTEIYLRPDPVGICIGSTDPTCDARIFVDDPDAVDTRFTDEWTTIVMRAAQRLPELRIPGQASGVVALYDVSDDWLPIYDKSDLPGFYMACGTSGNQFKNAPVAGKIMARIIADCEAGHDHDADPIRFRLDHIDREISLGTYSRKRKINADSSFSVMG; this is encoded by the coding sequence GTGTCCCATGCAATCATTATCGGCGCGGGTGTGATCGGCTGCGCAACCGCCTATGAGCTGGCGAAATCCGGCTGGCAGGTCACCGTCGTCGATAAGGCGCCGGAAGCGGGCTACGGCTCGACCTCGCATTCCTCGGCGGTGATCCGGGTCAATTACTCGGTCTATGAATCCTGCGCCTTGGCCTATGAGGGCTGGCATTACTGGAGCAAATGGGCCGATTACGTCGCGCTGCCCTCAGAGCGTCCGCTGGCGGTCTATCACGAGACCGGCAATCTCGTGATCAAGGCCGAAACCAACGGCTATCTCGAAAACGTCATGGCGATGATGGAGCAGATCGGCTGCCCCTATCGGCAGGTCGCGCCCGCAGGCATCGCCGCCTATCTGCCCGGCGCCGATCTTCAGGCCTATGCTCCGGCCAAGCGCTCCGAGGATGACGGCTTTTGCGAGCCGACCGGCCCCGAGATCGCGGGCGCGGTCCATTTCACCATCGCGGGCTATGTCAACGACCCAAAGCTTGCCGCGCAGAACCTGCAATGGGCGGCCGAGGCCCATGGCGCGCGCTTCCGTTTTCGCAGCAAGGTCGCCGCGCTCGAGATCCGCGAGGGCCGCGCGGCGGGCGTGCGTCTTGAGGATGGCAGCCTGATCGACGCGGATGTCGTGGTGAACGTCGGCGGGCCGTGGTCCGCGGGGCTGAACCGCATGGCCGGGGTCGATCAGGGCATGACCATCCAGACCCGCGCCAACCGTCAGGAGGTCGCCTATATCCCCGGCCCGGTGAATATGGATTTCGCCAAGGAGGGCCTCGTGGTCGCGGATGGCGATACCGAGATCTATCTGCGCCCCGATCCGGTCGGCATCTGCATCGGCTCGACCGATCCGACCTGCGACGCGCGGATTTTCGTCGATGATCCCGATGCGGTCGACACCCGCTTCACTGACGAATGGACCACGATCGTCATGCGCGCCGCTCAACGCCTGCCCGAGCTGCGCATTCCCGGTCAGGCGAGCGGCGTGGTCGCGCTTTACGATGTCTCGGACGATTGGCTGCCGATCTATGACAAATCCGATCTGCCGGGCTTTTACATGGCCTGCGGCACCTCGGGAAACCAGTTCAAGAATGCGCCGGTCGCGGGCAAGATCATGGCGCGGATCATCGCCGATTGCGAAGCCGGTCACGACCATGATGCCGATCCGATCCGCTTCCGGCTGGACCACATCGACCGCGAGATCAGCCTCGGCACCTATAGCCGCAAGCGCAAGATCAATGCTGATTCGAGCTTTTCGGTGATGGGCTGA
- a CDS encoding carbonic anhydrase encodes MKEARPLPHYLVQRYHGWKATAFTENKAWYKRLAQDGQRPRAMVIACCDSRVHVTSIFGAESGEFFIHRNIANLVPAYKPDGEQHGTSAAVEYAVNALKVAHLVVVGHTNCGGVAGCHAMCSGHAPELEEKTSFVGHWLDILRPGYERVKDLPEADQIHALEKQAVLISLENLLTFPFIKAAVEAGDLSLHGVLHDIGDGGLLQYDPELDHFEHV; translated from the coding sequence ATGAAAGAAGCACGTCCTCTACCGCATTATCTGGTCCAGCGGTATCATGGCTGGAAGGCGACAGCCTTTACGGAAAACAAGGCCTGGTACAAGCGATTGGCTCAGGATGGCCAGCGTCCGCGTGCCATGGTCATCGCCTGCTGCGACTCGCGCGTCCATGTCACGTCGATCTTCGGAGCCGAGTCGGGCGAGTTCTTCATCCACCGCAATATTGCCAATCTCGTCCCGGCCTATAAGCCGGATGGCGAGCAGCACGGCACCTCGGCGGCGGTGGAATATGCTGTAAATGCCTTGAAAGTGGCGCATCTGGTCGTTGTTGGCCACACCAATTGCGGTGGCGTCGCGGGCTGTCATGCCATGTGTTCGGGCCATGCGCCCGAGCTTGAGGAAAAGACCAGCTTCGTCGGTCACTGGCTCGACATCCTGCGTCCGGGCTATGAGCGGGTGAAGGATCTTCCCGAGGCCGATCAGATCCATGCACTGGAAAAACAGGCGGTGCTGATCTCGCTCGAAAACCTGCTGACCTTCCCCTTCATCAAGGCGGCGGTCGAGGCGGGCGATCTGTCGCTGCACGGCGTTTTGCACGACATCGGCGACGGTGGCCTGCTGCAATACGACCCCGAGCTCGACCATTTCGAGCATGTCTGA
- a CDS encoding leucyl aminopeptidase family protein, giving the protein MTAEFAPSSAPSLPLWLIRSGETGPVFPEQIGPEARAWAKASGFAARPGQICLLPGADGALLGALYGLGAAPQPGARPARERYPLARAADALPGGNWRLENVPDDLDLTTAALSWLLANYRFDRYKKAEPARAHLVAPAGVDEARVLAMAAGEYLARDLINTPTSDLGPDELEAAARDLTARHGGEITVIAGDELLAQNFPMIHAVGRASAFAPRLIDIRFPGEGPKVTLVGKGVCFDTGGLDIKPPSSMLLMKKDMGGAASVMGLTEMLARLGVTRQISLRVLLPVVENSISANAFRPGDVLTSRKGLTVEVNNTDAEGRLILADALALAEEEAPDFLVSMATLTGAARVALGPDLPPFYCDDDRIAGAIQSAGMRAADPIWRMPFWEPYESQIEPQIADLDNAPSGGFAGSITAALFLRRFTTGAKTYAHFDIYGWQPSAAPGRPKGGTGQAMRALLDALPEILK; this is encoded by the coding sequence ATGACCGCCGAATTCGCCCCTTCCTCCGCCCCCAGCCTGCCGCTCTGGCTGATCCGATCCGGCGAAACCGGCCCGGTTTTTCCCGAGCAGATCGGACCAGAGGCGCGGGCCTGGGCGAAGGCCTCGGGCTTTGCCGCGCGACCGGGCCAGATCTGCCTCTTGCCCGGCGCGGATGGCGCGCTGCTGGGCGCGCTTTACGGTCTGGGCGCGGCGCCCCAACCCGGCGCGCGGCCCGCACGCGAACGCTATCCGCTGGCCCGCGCCGCCGATGCTTTGCCCGGCGGCAACTGGCGGCTGGAAAACGTGCCCGATGATCTCGATCTGACGACCGCTGCGCTCAGCTGGCTGCTCGCGAATTACCGCTTCGACCGCTACAAAAAGGCCGAACCGGCGCGCGCCCATCTGGTCGCTCCGGCGGGTGTCGACGAGGCGCGCGTGCTGGCGATGGCGGCGGGCGAATATCTGGCGCGCGATCTCATCAACACGCCGACCTCGGATCTCGGCCCCGATGAGCTTGAGGCGGCGGCGCGCGATCTCACGGCCCGTCATGGCGGCGAGATCACCGTGATCGCGGGCGATGAGCTGCTCGCTCAGAATTTCCCGATGATTCATGCGGTCGGACGCGCCTCAGCCTTTGCACCGCGCCTGATCGACATCCGTTTTCCGGGCGAAGGCCCCAAGGTCACGCTGGTCGGCAAGGGCGTCTGTTTCGACACCGGCGGGCTCGACATCAAGCCGCCGTCCTCGATGCTTTTGATGAAGAAGGACATGGGCGGCGCAGCCTCTGTCATGGGCCTGACCGAGATGCTCGCCCGCCTTGGCGTCACCCGCCAGATCAGCCTGCGCGTGCTCTTGCCGGTCGTCGAAAACTCGATCTCCGCCAATGCTTTCCGGCCCGGAGACGTGCTGACCAGCCGCAAGGGCCTGACCGTCGAGGTCAACAACACCGATGCCGAAGGCCGCCTGATCCTTGCCGATGCCTTGGCCTTGGCCGAGGAAGAAGCGCCCGATTTCCTCGTCTCGATGGCGACGCTGACCGGGGCGGCTCGGGTCGCGCTTGGCCCCGATCTGCCGCCCTTCTATTGCGACGACGACCGCATTGCCGGGGCGATCCAATCCGCTGGGATGCGCGCCGCTGATCCGATCTGGCGCATGCCCTTCTGGGAGCCCTATGAATCCCAGATCGAGCCGCAGATCGCCGATCTCGACAATGCGCCTTCGGGCGGCTTCGCGGGCTCGATCACGGCGGCGCTGTTCTTGCGCCGCTTCACCACGGGCGCCAAGACCTATGCGCATTTCGACATCTACGGCTGGCAGCCCAGTGCCGCGCCGGGCCGTCCGAAAGGCGGCACCGGTCAGGCCATGCGCGCCTTGCTTGACGCTCTTCCCGAAATCCTGAAATGA
- a CDS encoding C40 family peptidase — MSQIAPNLTDRRLTPATDRVALDSLKGLLERPAYVPGEPARIKVMVTDIWRAIGGARDRQINYGADVTVIEERDGWSFIQAAQDGYCGWVSSEVLTRDLPPITHRLAVPASQIYAEADLKSRDIGTLSLGARLSVVGTKGHFAELATGGWVPAMHLSATPATDPGDVAETLRGTPYLWGGNSRIGIDCSGFAQASLVACGILCPGDSDMQEKSFPKVEGEFQRGDLLFWPGHVAMALDATRMIHSTGFVMGVIIENTAEAIARIDAAGDGPFLGARRPDRTKRIAFP, encoded by the coding sequence ATGAGCCAGATCGCCCCCAATCTCACCGACCGCCGCCTGACCCCCGCGACCGACCGCGTTGCGCTCGACAGCCTGAAAGGCCTGCTCGAGCGGCCCGCCTATGTTCCGGGCGAGCCCGCGCGGATCAAGGTCATGGTCACCGATATCTGGCGCGCCATCGGCGGCGCGCGCGATCGCCAGATCAACTACGGCGCCGATGTCACCGTGATCGAAGAGCGCGACGGCTGGAGCTTTATCCAAGCGGCGCAGGACGGCTATTGCGGCTGGGTCTCGTCGGAGGTCCTGACCCGCGATCTGCCGCCGATCACCCATCGGCTGGCCGTGCCCGCCTCGCAGATCTATGCCGAGGCGGATCTGAAATCGCGCGATATCGGCACGCTGTCGCTTGGCGCGCGCCTGTCCGTCGTCGGGACCAAGGGCCATTTCGCCGAGCTTGCCACCGGCGGCTGGGTCCCCGCGATGCATCTAAGCGCGACCCCGGCCACCGATCCCGGCGATGTCGCCGAAACCCTGCGCGGCACGCCCTATCTTTGGGGCGGCAACAGCCGCATCGGGATTGATTGCTCGGGCTTTGCGCAGGCCTCGCTGGTCGCTTGCGGCATCCTCTGCCCCGGCGACAGCGACATGCAGGAAAAGAGCTTCCCCAAGGTCGAGGGCGAGTTCCAGCGCGGCGATCTGTTGTTCTGGCCGGGCCATGTCGCCATGGCACTTGATGCGACGCGGATGATCCATTCGACCGGTTTCGTCATGGGCGTCATCATCGAAAACACCGCCGAGGCGATCGCGCGCATTGATGCCGCGGGCGACGGCCCCTTCCTTGGCGCGCGCCGCCCGGACCGCACCAAGCGCATCGCCTTCCCGTAA
- a CDS encoding PQQ-dependent sugar dehydrogenase, protein MKRLAAILLALLATPAFADFNDAPPNAPDQKPAFPDQTRAPVLAPALSLKVQPLVQGLEHPWGMAFLPDGAILVTERPGRMRLIGPDNHVSAPLTGLPPVDARNQGGLLDVAVRPDFAKTRQLWWSYAEPHPDGTTNTAVATGTLSADGTAVENVRVIFHQQPAWASTLHYGSRLVFDRQGMLFVTTGERSLPEPRKLAQDLTTDLGKVIRIDPETGAPAPGNPRFSGVEARPEIWSYGHRNLQGAALDPATGALWTVEHGPRGGDELNRPEAGKNYGWPLITYGEDYSGKPIGKGQTAAPGLEQPVYYWDPVIAPSGMVFYEGAMFPEMKGDILIGGLRGEAVVRLKMSQGRVVGEQRLLEGIGRVRDVAVAPDGAIYLLTDADKGALIRVTRN, encoded by the coding sequence ATGAAACGCCTCGCCGCTATTCTGCTGGCCCTGCTCGCCACCCCCGCATTCGCAGATTTCAACGACGCGCCCCCGAATGCGCCGGACCAGAAGCCTGCTTTCCCGGATCAGACCCGCGCGCCGGTGCTGGCCCCGGCCCTTTCGCTGAAGGTGCAGCCGCTGGTTCAAGGGCTCGAACATCCCTGGGGCATGGCCTTTCTGCCTGATGGCGCGATTCTCGTGACCGAGCGTCCCGGCCGGATGCGCCTGATCGGGCCCGACAATCACGTCAGCGCGCCGCTGACCGGCCTGCCGCCGGTCGATGCCCGCAATCAGGGCGGGCTTCTCGATGTCGCGGTCCGCCCGGATTTCGCCAAGACCCGCCAGCTCTGGTGGAGCTATGCCGAGCCCCATCCCGACGGCACCACCAACACCGCCGTCGCGACCGGCACGCTCTCGGCAGATGGCACCGCGGTTGAGAATGTGCGGGTGATCTTTCACCAGCAACCCGCCTGGGCCTCGACGCTGCATTACGGCTCGCGGCTGGTCTTTGACCGGCAGGGGATGCTTTTTGTCACCACCGGCGAGCGCTCGCTGCCCGAGCCGCGCAAACTTGCGCAGGATCTGACCACCGATCTCGGCAAGGTCATCCGCATCGACCCCGAGACCGGCGCCCCTGCCCCCGGCAATCCGCGCTTTTCGGGCGTCGAGGCGCGTCCCGAGATCTGGTCCTATGGCCATCGCAACCTGCAAGGCGCGGCGCTCGATCCCGCGACCGGCGCGCTCTGGACGGTCGAGCACGGGCCCAGAGGCGGCGATGAGCTGAACCGACCCGAGGCAGGCAAAAACTACGGGTGGCCGCTCATCACCTATGGCGAGGATTACAGCGGCAAGCCGATCGGCAAGGGCCAGACCGCCGCGCCGGGACTGGAGCAGCCGGTCTATTACTGGGATCCGGTGATCGCGCCCTCGGGCATGGTCTTTTATGAGGGCGCGATGTTTCCCGAGATGAAAGGCGACATCCTGATCGGCGGCTTGCGCGGCGAGGCGGTGGTGCGGCTCAAGATGTCGCAGGGCCGCGTCGTGGGCGAGCAGCGTCTGCTTGAGGGCATCGGTCGGGTGCGCGATGTCGCGGTCGCGCCCGATGGGGCAATCTATCTGCTGACCGATGCCGACAAGGGCGCGCTGATCCGGGTCACGCGCAACTGA
- a CDS encoding DUF3775 domain-containing protein, translated as MLHVTADKIAFVILLAREADSAHGNAARAELREFLDGLNADELAGLVAIMWVGRETFLPDELSEAFETAQAERGERPGDYLTAEPQLADFLEVGLAALGLSPEDEADRIQHPV; from the coding sequence ATGCTTCACGTCACCGCCGATAAGATCGCCTTCGTCATCTTGCTGGCCCGCGAGGCTGACAGCGCCCATGGCAATGCCGCCCGCGCCGAGCTGCGCGAGTTTCTCGACGGGCTCAATGCCGATGAGCTTGCGGGGCTGGTCGCGATCATGTGGGTCGGTCGTGAGACCTTCCTGCCGGACGAGCTTTCCGAGGCTTTCGAGACCGCGCAGGCCGAACGCGGCGAACGGCCGGGCGATTATCTGACCGCCGAGCCGCAGTTGGCTGATTTCCTCGAGGTCGGGCTGGCGGCGCTTGGCCTCTCCCCCGAAGACGAGGCCGACCGGATCCAGCATCCGGTCTGA